Genomic window (Subtercola endophyticus):
GACACGAGGGCCCTTTCAGGTCGGTAAGTGGTTGACTGAGCAACTCCACTTTCGCCCCGGGGGCCCTCACCCCATTCCAACAACTACAGCGAGTCGTCACACCGAATCAACCAACCTCCCTGAGCAGTACAACTAGCGCAGCACGCACTAACACAGCACGCACTAGCGCAGCACACCGGTCACGCATCGGAACAATGCTGCCGCTCTGAGTGCGCGGGCAAGCCATGCGCGCGACCGACCCGACCATGAGCGATGCCTTGCGGGCGGGCGTGGGTGGGAGCACTGTAGACCCATGGGTAACCCGATCGTGCACGTCGAGCTCATCGGCCCGGAGCCGGCGCGACTGCGGCAGTTCTACGGCGCGCTGTTCGGGTGGGATGCGCCACCGGGTGCTGCCGTCGCGTCGGCGATCTCTGACACGGCGCAGTATTCGTTCATCGCGCCCGAGGCCGACGGCGAGCCAGCGGCGGGCGGAATCGGGGGTGGGGCGGGGTTCGCTCCGCACGCGATCTTCTACGTGGGGGTCGAAGATGTGGCTGCGACGCTCGATCAGGCCGAGCAGTTGGGGGCCACGATCATCCTGACTGCCCAGCTGAACGAGGGTGGGCACGTCACGGTGGGGCACTTTCGAGACCCGGCGGGCAATCTCGTCGGTGTCGCTGGTCCCGCCTAGGTGTATTCCAACGCCTCGAGGCCACCTCGAGGCGGTCACGCCGGTTCACGGCGAACGAGAGGATAAGCGGTCATGGCAACCATCGTGGTTCAGGAATTCATCACGCTCGACGGTGTGGTGCAGGGCGGCGGCGGCCCTGACGAAGACCGTGACGGCGGATTCGACGTCGGGGCAGTACCGTGCTGGTGCGCACGCTTGCCGAACACGACCTCATCGACGAGTATCGGCTGGTCGTTTGTCCGCTCGTGCTGGGCACCGGCAAGAAGCTCTTCGCCGACGGGTTTCCGATGTCGAAGCTCGCCCTCACCAGTACCCGGCAGCTGCCGACGGGGGTTCAGATGAATATCTACCGCCGCTCAGCACTGTGAGGATGTTCGTGGCTCACACGGAGCCGCGGGCCCCGATTCGGGCATAAACTCGGCTCATGCCCGGGCAGGTACTCGCACTAGACGATCCGCAGGGGTTTCTGGGCGGGCTCGTCGAGGCGGTGCAACGAGTGCTGCCCCGAGACGTGGCCGAGTCTTCGCTGACGGTCGTGCGGCGTCGATCGATCGGTGATCGGGTTGCTCTACGCAAGGGGTCGATCAGCTCGATCTGCTTCGTCACGAGGGGCTACGTGATGGAGCTCGTCTGCACCCCCGATCAGCGGTACACGGCCGAAACGCGCCGTGTCGTGCGCGGAATCGTGGTGAGCCGCCGCAACCAGAACCTGGGGGAGTGGCTCGAGGCGTTCGCCGGGCGAGTGGCCGTTGCTGCGGGTGCTTCGCGTGCTTCCGGTGCTGCGGGTGTTGCAAACGGCACTTCCGCATCGGTAGACCCGCTGCAGTTGCTCGGCATCTCGGTGTCGGGCCCGCGCG
Coding sequences:
- a CDS encoding VOC family protein, with protein sequence MGNPIVHVELIGPEPARLRQFYGALFGWDAPPGAAVASAISDTAQYSFIAPEADGEPAAGGIGGGAGFAPHAIFYVGVEDVAATLDQAEQLGATIILTAQLNEGGHVTVGHFRDPAGNLVGVAGPA
- a CDS encoding dihydrofolate reductase family protein yields the protein MRRRGSTVLVRTLAEHDLIDEYRLVVCPLVLGTGKKLFADGFPMSKLALTSTRQLPTGVQMNIYRRSAL